From the Hymenobacter sp. 5317J-9 genome, one window contains:
- a CDS encoding alpha/beta hydrolase: protein MQPILLPLASGVTIATYEAGDPTGQPVLFVHGNSLAASLFQRQFVAPELQHLRLLALDLPGCGASPDAPACYHPRQLQGVLCEAIGALGAQRAVLVGHSYGGHLGLDALPALPFLRGLLAVGTPPVKVPDDVAAAFAVDERGQAFYQFAVSDEQRAHLVALCLGPDASAEMQQVVASALRRADGRLRTAVGSALAAGRFRTKRPSCAQRRCPLPLPRARPTPCCTSAILNT from the coding sequence ATGCAGCCCATTCTTCTGCCGTTGGCTTCCGGCGTCACGATTGCCACCTATGAGGCCGGCGACCCCACCGGCCAGCCCGTTCTGTTTGTGCACGGCAACTCCCTTGCCGCGAGCCTATTCCAACGCCAATTTGTTGCGCCTGAGCTGCAACACCTGCGCCTGCTAGCGCTGGATTTGCCCGGCTGCGGAGCTTCGCCCGATGCGCCGGCGTGCTATCATCCTCGCCAGCTTCAAGGGGTGCTCTGCGAGGCCATAGGGGCACTGGGAGCCCAACGAGCAGTGCTGGTCGGCCATTCCTACGGCGGCCATTTGGGCCTCGACGCCTTGCCCGCCCTGCCTTTCTTGCGCGGCCTGCTGGCCGTGGGCACTCCCCCGGTCAAGGTACCGGACGACGTGGCCGCGGCCTTTGCGGTTGACGAGCGCGGCCAGGCTTTTTATCAATTCGCGGTAAGCGACGAGCAACGCGCCCACTTGGTGGCCCTGTGCCTGGGCCCAGACGCTTCGGCGGAAATGCAGCAAGTAGTGGCAAGCGCCCTGCGCCGGGCCGACGGGCGCCTGCGCACCGCGGTGGGGAGTGCCCTGGCCGCGGGGAGATTCCGGACGAAACGGCCATCGTGCGCGCAACGCAGGTGCCCATTGCCTTTGCCACGGGCGAGGCCGACGCCCTGCTGCACTTCCGCTATTTTGAACACTTGA
- a CDS encoding FG-GAP-like repeat-containing protein: MKNPLPNQTCKTSPWLPKAARWALLFVALLLAGRVQARGVPGPGMLPAALESILNPDGTLKAGARGSFRAEGLRLSTTADGRPAFRPIAPRGALGTGDNSWSDAFGVNGTTGQVMALAADGSGNLYVGGNFHGAGNVVAYGIAKWNGTAWSSVGGSLNALSGQVNALALDGNGNLYAGGTFTTIGGVGVHGIARWNGSDWADVGGGVRYNTGEGSVAALAFDTNGNLYAGGRFTTAGGVTTNGGIARWDGSAWYAVGTGIGGGTVAALAAGSAGVLYVGGSFTTAGGVAVQNVARWSGTAWSGLIVSTVKGVGGTVRAIAVLGSNVLVGGSLTDSGGTLCTLVRWTGTTWSTMQTTTSSSASVNSLRPDGSGSLYVGGDYASYNGVGGTVAKLSSSLTWSSVNTGSLGTVSALAVNSSTLYAGGQLETMGGAAVSNVAKYTFGLSSWSQVGSLAPAGGLGNAVSTVAVSGSGTVYAGGSFLRAGDAPANYIAQWNGNAWTALGSGLNGSVSAVAVDGNGNVYVGGSFTTAGGTAASRIAKWDGIAWSALGGGVNGNVLAVAVSSTGILYVGGTFSSAGGVAATNVARWDGTAWTALGTGLGFSGVFSLALDGAGTLYAGGAFTSAGSTTVNGVARWNGTAWTALGSGGLGSFGQGQALALDAGGNLYVGGSFSSAGGVTAANIAKWNGTAWSALGSGTDQPVRALAVDGSGNVYAGGDFTSAGSAVSRIAKWNGTAWSALGSGLSGTASALALDASNALYAGGSFVAVGDGSKITVNLGRYTLAAPQPVLTGISPGSGPVGSLLTLTGTNLSATAITFAGAANNVVATGFTVNAARTQITNVAVPAGATTGSVTVTTAAGTSNGLLFTLTTPLALTGTTPAANARAATTTGPVTASFDRPVAAASTAALKVFSAQRGGQRTGRSGTSTVSGNNVNFTPSFNFQPGETVQVTITSGATAAAGGSLPTPRVWQFVAAANGGVGLFNGGLDPNLGNQPSGAALGDLDGDGDLDLLLASNYAAGSTNPAFATLGVRRNDGNGIFSNGPDNSAGLNPQSLVLADVDGDGDLDVLAASNVSSGTVTVLLNDGSGTLTNAPSVNVGSNPQGVALGDVDGDGDLDLVVANGGSNNVSVRLNNGSGTFGSGSNVAVANAPTCVALADADGDGDLDLLTAGNGNSGTISVRLNAGDGTFGGSAQAAVGNSPLALALGDVDGDGDADVLTANYLDNTVSVRLNTGSGVLGGTQEVNVGDHPRSVALSDVDGDGDLDLLTANEFASSVSVRLNNGSGVFAGSTDYGVGNFPNTVVLGDVDGDGDVDVVTSNGTTTSTTTASVRFNQAPPMLTALTPASGPVGSAITITGTNLNNALSVRFNGTVVAPAAFVSNSATQLVVNVPTGTTTGNVTVTTRGGVSNGLLFTVTVAQLQVSQGSTNYPAAEPPTALPARC, translated from the coding sequence ATGAAAAACCCGTTACCTAACCAGACTTGCAAAACTTCGCCGTGGCTGCCGAAAGCAGCGCGTTGGGCCCTGCTGTTTGTGGCCCTCTTGTTGGCTGGACGCGTGCAGGCCCGGGGCGTACCCGGGCCGGGTATGCTGCCCGCCGCGCTGGAATCCATCCTCAACCCCGACGGCACGCTCAAGGCCGGTGCCCGCGGCTCTTTTCGGGCCGAGGGACTTCGCCTGAGTACGACGGCGGACGGCCGGCCCGCTTTCCGGCCAATAGCGCCCCGCGGGGCGCTGGGCACCGGCGACAACAGCTGGTCGGATGCTTTCGGCGTGAACGGCACCACGGGGCAGGTAATGGCGCTAGCCGCCGACGGCAGCGGCAACCTGTACGTGGGCGGCAACTTCCACGGGGCAGGCAATGTGGTGGCCTACGGCATCGCCAAATGGAACGGCACCGCGTGGTCGTCCGTGGGCGGCAGCCTCAATGCCTTGAGCGGGCAAGTAAATGCGCTGGCGTTGGACGGCAATGGCAACTTGTACGCCGGCGGCACTTTCACCACGATAGGCGGAGTCGGCGTGCACGGCATTGCCCGTTGGAACGGCAGCGACTGGGCCGACGTGGGAGGCGGGGTGCGCTATAACACCGGCGAAGGTTCCGTGGCCGCGCTTGCCTTCGATACCAACGGCAACTTGTACGCCGGCGGCCGCTTTACCACGGCAGGGGGCGTGACCACCAACGGCGGCATTGCCCGCTGGGACGGCAGCGCCTGGTACGCGGTGGGCACGGGCATTGGCGGCGGCACGGTGGCGGCCCTAGCGGCGGGCAGCGCCGGCGTTCTGTACGTGGGCGGCTCCTTCACCACGGCCGGTGGCGTGGCCGTGCAAAACGTGGCCCGGTGGAGCGGCACGGCGTGGTCGGGTCTGATAGTTAGCACCGTCAAAGGCGTGGGCGGCACGGTACGGGCCATTGCGGTGCTGGGCTCCAACGTACTTGTGGGCGGCAGCTTGACGGATTCCGGCGGCACCCTCTGCACCTTGGTGCGCTGGACGGGCACCACCTGGTCGACCATGCAAACCACAACTTCCTCGTCGGCTTCCGTGAACTCGTTGCGCCCCGACGGGTCCGGCAGTTTGTACGTGGGCGGTGATTACGCCTCCTACAACGGCGTGGGGGGCACCGTGGCAAAGCTGAGCTCCTCCTTGACGTGGTCGTCGGTGAACACCGGCAGCCTCGGCACGGTGTCGGCCTTGGCCGTAAACAGCAGCACGCTCTATGCGGGTGGGCAACTGGAAACAATGGGCGGTGCCGCCGTGTCCAACGTTGCAAAATACACGTTCGGCCTGAGCAGCTGGTCGCAGGTAGGGTCCCTGGCCCCAGCCGGTGGCCTGGGCAACGCGGTTTCGACAGTGGCCGTCAGCGGCAGCGGCACGGTGTACGCAGGCGGGAGCTTTCTGCGGGCGGGCGATGCCCCCGCTAACTATATAGCACAGTGGAACGGCAACGCCTGGACCGCCTTAGGCTCTGGCTTGAACGGCAGCGTAAGCGCCGTGGCCGTGGACGGCAACGGCAACGTGTACGTCGGCGGGAGTTTTACCACGGCGGGCGGCACGGCGGCCAGTCGCATCGCCAAATGGGACGGCATCGCGTGGAGCGCGCTGGGCGGCGGCGTCAACGGCAACGTGCTGGCCGTGGCCGTGAGCTCAACGGGCATTCTGTACGTAGGGGGCACGTTTAGCAGCGCCGGCGGAGTGGCCGCCACCAACGTGGCCCGATGGGATGGCACCGCGTGGACGGCGCTGGGCACCGGCCTGGGCTTTAGCGGCGTATTCTCGCTGGCCCTCGATGGGGCTGGTACCCTATACGCCGGGGGCGCTTTCACCTCGGCAGGCAGCACCACGGTGAACGGCGTGGCCCGGTGGAACGGCACCGCCTGGACGGCCTTGGGCAGCGGCGGCCTGGGCTCGTTCGGGCAGGGTCAGGCGCTGGCCCTGGACGCTGGCGGCAATTTGTACGTAGGCGGCAGCTTTAGCAGCGCGGGCGGCGTGACGGCGGCCAACATTGCCAAGTGGAACGGCACGGCCTGGAGCGCTTTGGGCAGCGGAACCGACCAACCCGTCCGGGCCCTGGCCGTGGATGGCAGCGGCAATGTGTACGCCGGGGGCGACTTCACCTCGGCGGGCAGCGCGGTTAGCCGCATTGCCAAGTGGAACGGCACGGCCTGGAGCGCTTTGGGCAGCGGCCTGTCCGGCACAGCATCGGCTTTGGCCCTGGACGCCAGCAACGCGCTGTACGCAGGCGGCAGCTTTGTGGCCGTGGGCGATGGCAGCAAAATCACCGTCAACCTGGGGCGCTACACGCTGGCGGCCCCGCAGCCCGTCCTCACCGGCATCAGCCCGGGCAGCGGCCCCGTGGGCAGCTTGCTCACCCTCACGGGCACCAACCTTTCCGCCACCGCCATCACCTTTGCCGGCGCGGCAAATAATGTCGTCGCCACGGGGTTCACGGTCAACGCGGCCCGGACGCAAATCACCAACGTGGCGGTGCCGGCGGGCGCCACCACCGGCTCCGTGACGGTAACCACCGCCGCCGGCACCAGCAACGGGTTGCTCTTCACCCTGACCACTCCCCTGGCCCTCACCGGCACGACCCCGGCCGCTAACGCGCGCGCCGCAACCACAACCGGCCCCGTGACGGCCAGCTTTGACCGGCCGGTGGCTGCAGCATCTACGGCAGCGCTCAAAGTATTCAGCGCCCAGCGCGGCGGGCAGCGGACGGGACGCAGCGGCACTAGCACGGTGAGTGGCAATAATGTGAACTTTACCCCTAGTTTCAACTTCCAACCCGGCGAAACGGTACAAGTTACCATCACCAGCGGGGCCACTGCGGCGGCCGGGGGTAGCCTGCCCACACCCCGGGTGTGGCAGTTTGTGGCGGCTGCGAATGGCGGCGTGGGCTTGTTTAACGGTGGGCTTGACCCCAACCTGGGCAATCAGCCCTCCGGGGCCGCGCTGGGCGACCTGGACGGCGACGGCGACCTCGACCTGCTGCTGGCCAGCAACTACGCCGCGGGCAGCACCAACCCGGCCTTTGCAACGCTTGGCGTGCGCCGAAACGACGGAAATGGCATTTTCAGCAATGGGCCCGACAACAGCGCGGGGCTCAACCCCCAAAGCCTGGTGCTGGCCGACGTGGACGGCGACGGCGACCTCGATGTGCTGGCCGCCAGCAACGTCAGCAGTGGCACCGTAACCGTGCTGCTCAACGACGGCAGCGGCACCCTGACCAACGCGCCCAGCGTGAACGTGGGCAGCAACCCGCAAGGAGTGGCGCTGGGCGATGTGGACGGCGACGGCGACCTCGACCTGGTGGTGGCCAATGGCGGCAGCAACAACGTGAGCGTGCGCCTGAACAACGGCAGCGGCACCTTCGGCAGCGGTTCCAACGTGGCCGTGGCCAACGCGCCCACTTGCGTGGCCCTGGCCGACGCAGATGGCGACGGCGACCTGGACCTGCTTACGGCCGGCAACGGCAACAGCGGCACCATCAGCGTGCGGCTGAACGCCGGAGACGGCACTTTTGGCGGCAGCGCCCAAGCTGCCGTGGGCAACTCGCCGCTGGCCCTGGCCCTGGGCGACGTAGACGGCGACGGCGACGCCGATGTACTGACGGCCAACTACTTGGATAACACGGTGAGCGTGCGCCTGAACACCGGCAGCGGCGTACTGGGCGGTACACAGGAAGTGAACGTGGGCGACCACCCGCGGAGCGTGGCCTTGAGCGACGTGGACGGCGACGGTGACCTGGACCTGCTCACGGCCAATGAGTTTGCCTCCTCGGTGAGCGTGCGTTTGAACAACGGGAGCGGCGTATTTGCCGGAAGCACCGACTACGGGGTCGGCAATTTTCCCAACACCGTGGTGCTGGGCGACGTGGATGGCGATGGCGACGTGGACGTGGTGACGTCAAACGGCACCACCACCAGCACCACCACCGCGAGCGTGCGCTTCAACCAGGCACCGCCCATGCTCACGGCGCTCACGCCGGCTTCGGGCCCGGTGGGTTCCGCCATCACCATCACGGGCACCAACCTAAACAACGCCCTCAGCGTGCGCTTCAACGGCACGGTGGTGGCTCCGGCCGCCTTCGTCAGCAACTCGGCCACCCAGCTCGTGGTGAATGTACCGACGGGGACCACAACCGGCAACGTGACCGTGACCACCCGCGGCGGCGTGAGCAACGGCCTGCTGTTCACAGTGACCGTGGCGCAGCTGCAGGTGAGCCAGGGCAGCACCAACTACCCAGCGGCGGAACCGCCTACGGCTTTGCCGGCCAGGTGCTGA
- a CDS encoding LuxR C-terminal-related transcriptional regulator — translation MIASPPLIPELAGVRRTWRTVYPYGDHAAPTQLASGAMRELSRQMLLNQFIFIHDVRAQQPVFVSAGIERVLGCPAADFSVEWLYQSIHPDDVAAVGRATVLSAEYAARYRAETMGQVFSTAYRLRHQRGHYVRVLRQNYGLSADEEGNVLLIASVYTDISAHKLTDDVTFHCTDERLQQRLEQELRPPRPRLSHREQAVLQLVLAGRSSREIATELHLSVHTVNTHRRNISRKHRQHYQLGRSVG, via the coding sequence ATGATTGCAAGCCCCCCACTCATTCCCGAACTGGCTGGAGTGCGTCGTACGTGGCGCACCGTTTATCCCTACGGCGACCACGCTGCGCCTACGCAGCTGGCCAGCGGCGCCATGCGGGAACTGTCGCGCCAGATGCTGCTCAACCAATTCATTTTCATTCACGACGTGCGCGCCCAGCAGCCCGTTTTCGTTAGCGCAGGCATCGAGCGGGTGCTGGGCTGCCCTGCCGCCGATTTCAGCGTGGAGTGGCTGTATCAAAGCATTCACCCCGATGACGTGGCGGCCGTGGGCCGGGCCACGGTGCTGTCGGCCGAGTACGCGGCCCGCTACCGGGCCGAAACGATGGGGCAGGTGTTCAGCACGGCTTATCGATTGCGGCACCAACGGGGCCACTACGTGCGGGTGCTGCGCCAAAACTATGGCCTCTCCGCTGACGAGGAAGGCAATGTGTTGCTCATTGCGAGCGTGTACACCGACATCAGTGCCCACAAGCTCACCGACGACGTCACGTTTCACTGCACCGACGAACGCCTGCAACAACGGCTGGAGCAGGAACTACGCCCGCCACGTCCCCGGTTGAGCCACCGCGAACAGGCGGTGTTGCAATTGGTGTTGGCCGGACGTAGCAGCCGGGAGATTGCCACGGAACTACACCTAAGCGTGCACACCGTGAACACCCACCGGCGAAACATTTCCCGCAAGCACCGTCAGCATTACCAACTTGGTCGCTCCGTTGGCTAA